The following coding sequences lie in one Oncorhynchus nerka isolate Pitt River linkage group LG14, Oner_Uvic_2.0, whole genome shotgun sequence genomic window:
- the alg2 gene encoding alpha-1,3/1,6-mannosyltransferase ALG2 codes for MVRVVFLHPDLGIGGAERLVVDAAVALRSRGCSVQIWTAHHDPTHCFSETLDPDLNVVCVGDWLPTSVFGYLHALCAYLRMIYVALYLVFLSGVEYDVVFCDQVSVCIPVLRLSRQRKKVLFYCHFPDQLLTQRGSALKKLYRAPIDRLEELTTGMADMVLVNSCFTAVVFRETFRSLDGVQTDVLYPSLNTHSFDRPPEEQLEQGLGGLIPEGVSCLFLSLNRYERKKSLGLALEGLSSLKTRLATGDQAGIHLVVAGGYDGRVAENVQHYAELKELAARLGLEDSVTFLRSPSDSQKVALLRGSACVLYTPSREHFGIVPVEAMYCCCPVIAVRSGGPLESVGDGETGFLCEPTAEAFSLAMEKLFRDPQLRKDMGQAGRRRVQEKFSLEAFSDQLHGYILRLTQ; via the exons ATGGTGCGGGTGGTGTTTCTCCACCCAGACCTGGGTATAGGTGGTGCAGAGAGGCTGGTGGTGGATGCAGCTGTAGCTCTACGCTCTCGCGGCTGCAGTGTTCAGATCTGGACGGCCCACCATGATCCCACACACTGCTTCTCAGAGACACTGGACCCAGACCTGAACGTG gtgtgtgtgggtGACTGGTTGCCCACCAGTGTGTTTGGGTACCTGCATGCCCTGTGTGCCTACCTCAGGATGATCTACGTAGCTCTCTACCTGGTCTTCCTCAGCGGAGTAGAGTACGACGTGGTCTTCTGTGATCAG GTGTCGGTGTGTATCCCAGTCCTGAGGTTGTCTCGTCAGAGGAAAaaggttctgttctactgtcatTTCCCAGACCAGCTCCTGACCCAGAGAGGCTCAGCTCTGAAAAAGCTCTACCGTGCCCCCATAGACAGACTGGAGGAACTCACCACTGGCATGGCTGATATG GTGCTGGTGAATAGTTGTTTCACCGCAGTGGTCTTTAGGGAGACCTTCCGTTCCCTGGATGGGGTCCAGACTGAcgtcctctatccctccctcaacACACACAGCTTTGACAGGCCCCCTGAGGAGCAGCTAGAGCAGGGTCTGGGGGGCTTAATCCCTGAAGGTGTGTcctgcctcttcctgtctctgaaccGCTATGAGAGGAAGAAGAGCCTGGGTCTGGCCCTGGAGGGCCTCTCTTCCCTGAAGACCCGCCTCGCCACAGGGGACCAGGCAGGAATCCACCTGGTGGTGGCAGGGGGGTACGACGGCCGTGTTGCTGAGAATGTCCAGCACTACGCTGAGCTGAAGGAGCTAGCAGCACGGCTGGGATTGGAGGACTCTGTCACCTTCCTGCGCTCTCCCTCAGACAGCCAGAAGGTGGCGCTGTTGCGGGGCAGTGCATGCGTTCTCTACACGCCCAGCAGAGAGCACTTTGGGATAGTGCCAGTGGAGGCCATGTACTGCTGCTGTCCCGTCATTGCTGTGAGGTCTGGAGGGCCTCTGGAGAGTGTAGGTGACGGGGAGACGGGCTTCCTGTGTGAGCCCACGGCTGAGGCCTTCTCCCTGGCCATGGAGAAGCTGTTCAGAGACCCCCAGCTCCGCAAGGACATGGGCCAGGCCGGCAGGAGGCGGGTTCAGGAGAAGTTCTCCCTGGAGGCCTTCTCAGACCAACTGCACGGGTACATCCTTAGACTGACCCAGTGA